A genomic region of Desulfosarcina ovata subsp. ovata contains the following coding sequences:
- a CDS encoding DNA cytosine methyltransferase, with the protein MKVLNLYAGVGGNRKLWKDVEVTAVDSSQEIADVYSDFYPEDTVVVGNAIDFLMKNYKKFDFIWASPPCQTHSKVRYIGLSRTKGSYDPVLPDITLYSLVIWFQHHFNNKLWCVENVIPYYEPLLPPTARLDRHLFWSNFPISEMKFEKPSVRHNDVRGSTVRYGIDLRDKKFKHTQKAVVVKNCVDPDIGNYILNVARNYISLN; encoded by the coding sequence AATCTATACGCCGGAGTTGGCGGTAACAGAAAGTTGTGGAAAGATGTAGAAGTAACCGCAGTAGATAGCAGCCAAGAGATAGCCGATGTTTATAGTGATTTTTATCCCGAGGATACCGTTGTCGTTGGCAATGCCATAGACTTCCTTATGAAAAACTATAAAAAGTTTGATTTCATTTGGGCATCACCACCTTGCCAAACCCATTCAAAGGTAAGGTACATCGGGCTAAGTAGGACTAAGGGCTCTTATGATCCTGTTCTTCCTGATATCACGTTATATTCACTTGTGATCTGGTTTCAGCATCACTTCAATAACAAGCTTTGGTGCGTTGAAAATGTGATCCCGTACTACGAACCTCTTTTGCCACCAACGGCCAGACTTGATAGACATTTGTTTTGGTCGAATTTCCCCATCTCGGAAATGAAGTTCGAAAAGCCTTCAGTTAGACATAACGATGTTAGGGGAAGCACTGTGAGGTATGGGATTGATTTAAGAGATAAGAAGTTTAAGCATACACAGAAGGCTGTCGTGGTAAAGAATTGTGTTGATCCAGATATTGGAAACTACATACTGAATGTAGCCAGAAATTATATCAGTCTAAATTGA